In one window of Hevea brasiliensis isolate MT/VB/25A 57/8 chromosome 10, ASM3005281v1, whole genome shotgun sequence DNA:
- the LOC110646039 gene encoding protein WVD2-like 7 isoform X1 yields the protein MGEPTCLMRSFSHPSNASREAKEGDPLRALTESISFGRFMSESLAWEKWSTFSHNRYLEEVEQFSKPGSVAQKRAYFEAHYKKRAAMKAAALLEQANAEVCNAPQVEIAANNVPEVEAAEETHNDCPMDSVLAEATSDVVVNIQPEKGVLELAHSADANACYPNGENDNLQNASVERAEEVIEEKVEGENLIQVENSKQLDSAEDCNKIAATPEEKIPNKEATEKENVALPSNKRQMNSSSKSSSHSRASKLPKSSTKQASSTKLKGGTNVNPNSKKSVVDSIDKRRLTPKSVHMSINLAPSSGETNQSSVRMLKESSTATQNPTRKSISKLLPSINLQSEDRRTRSLFNKSVSGGAIASGILQALSGDRAKSSTASGSKARSPIISSPFSFRSEERAAKRKEFFQKLEEKNNAKEAEKTHLQVKSKQIPLTRPRSPKLGRKPSSNMVQETNFQVPRRPSVNAESSKRIVPKVNQSTTRSVTLPKKKKAHENASPNIQR from the exons ATGGGTGAACCAACTTGTCTTATGAGATCATTTTCTCATCCATCTAATGCTTCCCGTGAagccaaagag GGTGACCCTCTTAGAGCCCTAACAGAATCTATCTCGTTTGGGAGATTTATGTCAGAATCTTTAGCTTGGGAAAAGTGGTCAACCTTCTCTCACAACCGCTACTTAGAAGAAGTTGAGCAGTTTTCCAAGCCAGGTTCTGTTGCTCAGAAGAGAGCTTATTTCGAAGCTCATTACAAGAAGAGAGCTGCCATGAAAGCAGCAGCCTTGCTTGAGCAAGCAAATGCTGAGGTTTGTAATGCACCTCAAGTAGAAATTGCAGCTAATAATGTTCCTGAAGTGGAAGCTGCAGAAGAAACTCACAATGACTGTCCTATGGATTCAGTGTTGGCTGAGGCAACTAGTGATGTTGTAGTCAATATACAACCGGAAAAAGGTGTCCTTGAACTAGCTCATTCTGCTGATGCAAATGCATGTTATCCAAATGGTGAAAATGATAATTTACAAAATGCATCAGTGGAAAGAGCTGAAGAGGTAATAGAAGAAAAGGTTGAGGGGGAGAACCTTATTCAGGTGGAAAATTCAAAGCAGCTTGATAGTGCTGAGGACTGCAACAAGATTGCTGCCACACCAGAAGAGAAAATTCCCAACAAG GAAGCTACCGAGAAGGAGAATGTGGCTTTGCCAAGTAATAAAAGACAAATGAATTCATCATCAAAATCATCAAGTCACAGCAGAGCTTCCAAACTCCCAAAGTCTTCTACTAAACAGGCCAGTTCCACAAAACTGAAAGGTGGAACAAATGTCAATCCAAACAGCAAAAAATCTGTGGTAGACTCCATCGATAAAAGGAGATTAACTCCAAAATCTGTCCACATGTCAATCAATTTGGCTCCTAGCTCTGGAGAAACCAACCAAAGTTCTGTCAGAATGTTGAAAGAGAGCTCTACTGCTACACAAAATCCAACAAGG AAATCGATATCAAAGCTTCTTCCTTCGATAAATCTCCAGTCAGAGGATAGAAG AACTCGTTCACTATTCAATAAATCAGTTTCTGGAGGAGCAATAGCGAGCGGGATATTGCAGGCCCTCTCTGGGGA CCGTGCAAAATCTTCAACTGCAAGTGGAAGCAAAGCACGATCTCCTATTATATCCTCTCCTTTTAGCTTTAGGAGTGAAGAAAGAGCTGCAAAACGTAAAGAG TTCTTTCAGAAGCTCGAAGAGAAAAACAATGCAAAGGAAGCGGAGAAAACACATTTGCAAGTAAAATCTAAG CAGATTCCATTGACACGACCTCGATCTCCAAAACTTGGAAGAAAACCCTCTTCCAATATGGTCCAGGAAACAAACTTTCAGGTTCCTCGGAGGCCTTCAGTCAATGCTGAAAGCTCCAAGCGTATTGTACCAAAGGTTAATCAAAGTACTACTCGTTCAGTCACTTTGCCTAAAAAGAAGAAAGCACATGAGAATGCTTCTCCGAATATCCAGCGTTGA
- the LOC110646039 gene encoding protein WVD2-like 7 isoform X2: MGEPTCLMRSFSHPSNASREAKEGDPLRALTESISFGRFMSESLAWEKWSTFSHNRYLEEVEQFSKPGSVAQKRAYFEAHYKKRAAMKAAALLEQANAEVCNAPQVEIAANNVPEVEAAEETHNDCPMDSVLAEATSDVVVNIQPEKGVLELAHSADANACYPNGENDNLQNASVERAEEVIEEKVEGENLIQVENSKQLDSAEDCNKIAATPEEKIPNKEATEKENVALPSNKRQMNSSSKSSSHSRASKLPKSSTKQASSTKLKGGTNVNPNSKKSVVDSIDKRRLTPKSVHMSINLAPSSGETNQSSVRMLKESSTATQNPTRKSISKLLPSINLQSEDRRTRSLFNKSVSGGAIASGILQALSGDRAKSSTASGSKARSPIISSPFSFRSEERAAKRKEFFQKLEEKNNAKEAEKTHLQVKSKIPLTRPRSPKLGRKPSSNMVQETNFQVPRRPSVNAESSKRIVPKVNQSTTRSVTLPKKKKAHENASPNIQR; the protein is encoded by the exons ATGGGTGAACCAACTTGTCTTATGAGATCATTTTCTCATCCATCTAATGCTTCCCGTGAagccaaagag GGTGACCCTCTTAGAGCCCTAACAGAATCTATCTCGTTTGGGAGATTTATGTCAGAATCTTTAGCTTGGGAAAAGTGGTCAACCTTCTCTCACAACCGCTACTTAGAAGAAGTTGAGCAGTTTTCCAAGCCAGGTTCTGTTGCTCAGAAGAGAGCTTATTTCGAAGCTCATTACAAGAAGAGAGCTGCCATGAAAGCAGCAGCCTTGCTTGAGCAAGCAAATGCTGAGGTTTGTAATGCACCTCAAGTAGAAATTGCAGCTAATAATGTTCCTGAAGTGGAAGCTGCAGAAGAAACTCACAATGACTGTCCTATGGATTCAGTGTTGGCTGAGGCAACTAGTGATGTTGTAGTCAATATACAACCGGAAAAAGGTGTCCTTGAACTAGCTCATTCTGCTGATGCAAATGCATGTTATCCAAATGGTGAAAATGATAATTTACAAAATGCATCAGTGGAAAGAGCTGAAGAGGTAATAGAAGAAAAGGTTGAGGGGGAGAACCTTATTCAGGTGGAAAATTCAAAGCAGCTTGATAGTGCTGAGGACTGCAACAAGATTGCTGCCACACCAGAAGAGAAAATTCCCAACAAG GAAGCTACCGAGAAGGAGAATGTGGCTTTGCCAAGTAATAAAAGACAAATGAATTCATCATCAAAATCATCAAGTCACAGCAGAGCTTCCAAACTCCCAAAGTCTTCTACTAAACAGGCCAGTTCCACAAAACTGAAAGGTGGAACAAATGTCAATCCAAACAGCAAAAAATCTGTGGTAGACTCCATCGATAAAAGGAGATTAACTCCAAAATCTGTCCACATGTCAATCAATTTGGCTCCTAGCTCTGGAGAAACCAACCAAAGTTCTGTCAGAATGTTGAAAGAGAGCTCTACTGCTACACAAAATCCAACAAGG AAATCGATATCAAAGCTTCTTCCTTCGATAAATCTCCAGTCAGAGGATAGAAG AACTCGTTCACTATTCAATAAATCAGTTTCTGGAGGAGCAATAGCGAGCGGGATATTGCAGGCCCTCTCTGGGGA CCGTGCAAAATCTTCAACTGCAAGTGGAAGCAAAGCACGATCTCCTATTATATCCTCTCCTTTTAGCTTTAGGAGTGAAGAAAGAGCTGCAAAACGTAAAGAG TTCTTTCAGAAGCTCGAAGAGAAAAACAATGCAAAGGAAGCGGAGAAAACACATTTGCAAGTAAAATCTAAG ATTCCATTGACACGACCTCGATCTCCAAAACTTGGAAGAAAACCCTCTTCCAATATGGTCCAGGAAACAAACTTTCAGGTTCCTCGGAGGCCTTCAGTCAATGCTGAAAGCTCCAAGCGTATTGTACCAAAGGTTAATCAAAGTACTACTCGTTCAGTCACTTTGCCTAAAAAGAAGAAAGCACATGAGAATGCTTCTCCGAATATCCAGCGTTGA
- the LOC110646039 gene encoding protein WVD2-like 7 isoform X3, protein MGEPTCLMRSFSHPSNASREAKEGDPLRALTESISFGRFMSESLAWEKWSTFSHNRYLEEVEQFSKPGSVAQKRAYFEAHYKKRAAMKAAALLEQANAEVCNAPQVEIAANNVPEVEAAEETHNDCPMDSVLAEATSDVVVNIQPEKGVLELAHSADANACYPNGENDNLQNASVERAEEVIEEKVEGENLIQVENSKQLDSAEDCNKIAATPEEKIPNKEATEKENVALPSNKRQMNSSSKSSSHSRASKLPKSSTKQASSTKLKGGTNVNPNSKKSVVDSIDKRRLTPKSVHMSINLAPSSGETNQSSVRMLKESSTATQNPTRKSISKLLPSINLQSEDRRTRSLFNKSVSGGAIASGILQALSGDRAKSSTASGSKARSPIISSPFSFRSEERAAKRKEFFQKLEEKNNAKEAEKTHLQQIPLTRPRSPKLGRKPSSNMVQETNFQVPRRPSVNAESSKRIVPKVNQSTTRSVTLPKKKKAHENASPNIQR, encoded by the exons ATGGGTGAACCAACTTGTCTTATGAGATCATTTTCTCATCCATCTAATGCTTCCCGTGAagccaaagag GGTGACCCTCTTAGAGCCCTAACAGAATCTATCTCGTTTGGGAGATTTATGTCAGAATCTTTAGCTTGGGAAAAGTGGTCAACCTTCTCTCACAACCGCTACTTAGAAGAAGTTGAGCAGTTTTCCAAGCCAGGTTCTGTTGCTCAGAAGAGAGCTTATTTCGAAGCTCATTACAAGAAGAGAGCTGCCATGAAAGCAGCAGCCTTGCTTGAGCAAGCAAATGCTGAGGTTTGTAATGCACCTCAAGTAGAAATTGCAGCTAATAATGTTCCTGAAGTGGAAGCTGCAGAAGAAACTCACAATGACTGTCCTATGGATTCAGTGTTGGCTGAGGCAACTAGTGATGTTGTAGTCAATATACAACCGGAAAAAGGTGTCCTTGAACTAGCTCATTCTGCTGATGCAAATGCATGTTATCCAAATGGTGAAAATGATAATTTACAAAATGCATCAGTGGAAAGAGCTGAAGAGGTAATAGAAGAAAAGGTTGAGGGGGAGAACCTTATTCAGGTGGAAAATTCAAAGCAGCTTGATAGTGCTGAGGACTGCAACAAGATTGCTGCCACACCAGAAGAGAAAATTCCCAACAAG GAAGCTACCGAGAAGGAGAATGTGGCTTTGCCAAGTAATAAAAGACAAATGAATTCATCATCAAAATCATCAAGTCACAGCAGAGCTTCCAAACTCCCAAAGTCTTCTACTAAACAGGCCAGTTCCACAAAACTGAAAGGTGGAACAAATGTCAATCCAAACAGCAAAAAATCTGTGGTAGACTCCATCGATAAAAGGAGATTAACTCCAAAATCTGTCCACATGTCAATCAATTTGGCTCCTAGCTCTGGAGAAACCAACCAAAGTTCTGTCAGAATGTTGAAAGAGAGCTCTACTGCTACACAAAATCCAACAAGG AAATCGATATCAAAGCTTCTTCCTTCGATAAATCTCCAGTCAGAGGATAGAAG AACTCGTTCACTATTCAATAAATCAGTTTCTGGAGGAGCAATAGCGAGCGGGATATTGCAGGCCCTCTCTGGGGA CCGTGCAAAATCTTCAACTGCAAGTGGAAGCAAAGCACGATCTCCTATTATATCCTCTCCTTTTAGCTTTAGGAGTGAAGAAAGAGCTGCAAAACGTAAAGAG TTCTTTCAGAAGCTCGAAGAGAAAAACAATGCAAAGGAAGCGGAGAAAACACATTTGCAA CAGATTCCATTGACACGACCTCGATCTCCAAAACTTGGAAGAAAACCCTCTTCCAATATGGTCCAGGAAACAAACTTTCAGGTTCCTCGGAGGCCTTCAGTCAATGCTGAAAGCTCCAAGCGTATTGTACCAAAGGTTAATCAAAGTACTACTCGTTCAGTCACTTTGCCTAAAAAGAAGAAAGCACATGAGAATGCTTCTCCGAATATCCAGCGTTGA
- the LOC110646039 gene encoding protein WVD2-like 7 isoform X4: protein MGEPTCLMRSFSHPSNASREAKEGDPLRALTESISFGRFMSESLAWEKWSTFSHNRYLEEVEQFSKPGSVAQKRAYFEAHYKKRAAMKAAALLEQANAEVCNAPQVEIAANNVPEVEAAEETHNDCPMDSVLAEATSDVVVNIQPEKGVLELAHSADANACYPNGENDNLQNASVERAEEVIEEKVEGENLIQVENSKQLDSAEDCNKIAATPEEKIPNKEATEKENVALPSNKRQMNSSSKSSSHSRASKLPKSSTKQASSTKLKGGTNVNPNSKKSVVDSIDKRRLTPKSVHMSINLAPSSGETNQSSVRMLKESSTATQNPTRKSISKLLPSINLQSEDRRTRSLFNKSVSGGAIASGILQALSGDRAKSSTASGSKARSPIISSPFSFRSEERAAKRKEFFQKLEEKNNAKEAEKTHLQIPLTRPRSPKLGRKPSSNMVQETNFQVPRRPSVNAESSKRIVPKVNQSTTRSVTLPKKKKAHENASPNIQR, encoded by the exons ATGGGTGAACCAACTTGTCTTATGAGATCATTTTCTCATCCATCTAATGCTTCCCGTGAagccaaagag GGTGACCCTCTTAGAGCCCTAACAGAATCTATCTCGTTTGGGAGATTTATGTCAGAATCTTTAGCTTGGGAAAAGTGGTCAACCTTCTCTCACAACCGCTACTTAGAAGAAGTTGAGCAGTTTTCCAAGCCAGGTTCTGTTGCTCAGAAGAGAGCTTATTTCGAAGCTCATTACAAGAAGAGAGCTGCCATGAAAGCAGCAGCCTTGCTTGAGCAAGCAAATGCTGAGGTTTGTAATGCACCTCAAGTAGAAATTGCAGCTAATAATGTTCCTGAAGTGGAAGCTGCAGAAGAAACTCACAATGACTGTCCTATGGATTCAGTGTTGGCTGAGGCAACTAGTGATGTTGTAGTCAATATACAACCGGAAAAAGGTGTCCTTGAACTAGCTCATTCTGCTGATGCAAATGCATGTTATCCAAATGGTGAAAATGATAATTTACAAAATGCATCAGTGGAAAGAGCTGAAGAGGTAATAGAAGAAAAGGTTGAGGGGGAGAACCTTATTCAGGTGGAAAATTCAAAGCAGCTTGATAGTGCTGAGGACTGCAACAAGATTGCTGCCACACCAGAAGAGAAAATTCCCAACAAG GAAGCTACCGAGAAGGAGAATGTGGCTTTGCCAAGTAATAAAAGACAAATGAATTCATCATCAAAATCATCAAGTCACAGCAGAGCTTCCAAACTCCCAAAGTCTTCTACTAAACAGGCCAGTTCCACAAAACTGAAAGGTGGAACAAATGTCAATCCAAACAGCAAAAAATCTGTGGTAGACTCCATCGATAAAAGGAGATTAACTCCAAAATCTGTCCACATGTCAATCAATTTGGCTCCTAGCTCTGGAGAAACCAACCAAAGTTCTGTCAGAATGTTGAAAGAGAGCTCTACTGCTACACAAAATCCAACAAGG AAATCGATATCAAAGCTTCTTCCTTCGATAAATCTCCAGTCAGAGGATAGAAG AACTCGTTCACTATTCAATAAATCAGTTTCTGGAGGAGCAATAGCGAGCGGGATATTGCAGGCCCTCTCTGGGGA CCGTGCAAAATCTTCAACTGCAAGTGGAAGCAAAGCACGATCTCCTATTATATCCTCTCCTTTTAGCTTTAGGAGTGAAGAAAGAGCTGCAAAACGTAAAGAG TTCTTTCAGAAGCTCGAAGAGAAAAACAATGCAAAGGAAGCGGAGAAAACACATTTGCAA ATTCCATTGACACGACCTCGATCTCCAAAACTTGGAAGAAAACCCTCTTCCAATATGGTCCAGGAAACAAACTTTCAGGTTCCTCGGAGGCCTTCAGTCAATGCTGAAAGCTCCAAGCGTATTGTACCAAAGGTTAATCAAAGTACTACTCGTTCAGTCACTTTGCCTAAAAAGAAGAAAGCACATGAGAATGCTTCTCCGAATATCCAGCGTTGA
- the LOC110646035 gene encoding two-component response regulator ARR11, giving the protein MMDNGFSSPRKDAFPVGLRVLVVDDDPTWLKILEKMLRKCSYEVTTCGLARDALHLLRERKDGYDIVISDVNMPDMDGFKLLEHVGLEMDLPVIMMSVDGETSQVMKGVQHGACDYLLKPIRMKELRNIWQHVLRKKINEVRDIEILEGMESIQMARNGLDQSNDGHLLCGEDLTSVKKRKDVESKHDDKDPGDNSSTKKARVVWSVDLHQKFVEAVNQIGFDKVGPKKILDLMNVPWLTRENVASHLQKYRLYLSRLQKENDTKISVGGIKHSDSPLGDSANSFGTQNSINIQQNDVSSRSCGFSGNSLLVQNVEPRSHDNDRKGIVSKIVAEPKRALTVEVPDPHKPRSSQMEFGHSLTSSASEVNYAEYDSNFPTKFSWWEIPQSRLKQEQKPLHLDDGFSHLTWPGKQQHIQVDYPQPAPPIISGSSVTGRGMGGSVKIKPLYDECRKNGSQVSSTESTIEASHVQTKTYKVNHQTFEPISTNTSSLKNQASNLRCISDLESAQKNINWGMSPFATLDDDFQVRWVQGDCYAMNLGLENIDFPEYFDRGLLADVPTHLYDAVSFDYQNLYDPTECSLIEQGLFIA; this is encoded by the exons ATGATGGACAATGGTTTCTCTTCCCCTCGAAAGGATGCTTTTCCTGTTGGTCTTCGTGTTCTTGTTGTCGATGACGATCCCACCTGGTTGAAAATTCTTGAAAAGATGCTCAGGAAGTGCTCTTACGAAG TGACCACTTGTGGTTTAGCAAGAGACGCTCTGCACTTGCTTCGTGAGAGGAAAGATGGATATGACATTGTGATCAGTGATGTCAACATGCCAGACATGGATGGTTTTAAACTTCTAGAACATGTTGGACTCGAGATGGATCTTCCTGTTATTA TGATGTCTGTTGATGGAGAAACCAGTCAGGTTATGAAAGGCGTTCAGCATGGAGCCTGTGATTATCTTCTCAAGCCAATACGAATGAAAGAACTTCGAAATATATGGCAGCATGTATTAAGAAAGAAGATAAATGAGGTAAGAGACATTGAAATTCTTGAAGGAATGGAAAGTATCCAAATGGCTAGAAATGGATTAGATCAGTCCAATGATGGTCACTTGCTTTGTGGAGAAGATCTGACTtcagtcaagaaaagaaaagatgtTGAAAGCAAGCATGATGACAAAGATCCTGGTGACAATTCTTCCACAAAGAAAGCCAGAGTAGTTTGGTCGGTAGACCTTCATCAGAAATTTGTAGAAGCTGTAAATCAGATAGGATTTGATA AAGTTGGTCCAAAGAAAATCCTTGACTTGATGAATGTGCCATGGTTGACAAGGGAAAATGTTGCAAGCCACTTGCAG AAATACCGCCTCTATTTGAGTAGATTGCAGAAGGAAAATGACACAAAAATTTCTGTTGGTGGGATAAAGCATTCAGACTCACCTTTGGGAGATTCTGCTAATAGTTTTGGTACTCAGAACTCAATCAACATCCAACAGAATGATGTTTCAAGCCGCAGCTGTGGATTTTCAGGTAATAGTTTACTTGTCCAGAATGTGGAGCCTAGAAGCCATGACAATGATCGAAAGGGAATTGTTTCAAAGATTGTTGCAGAACCCAAAAGAGCTTTAACTGTTGAAGTTCCTGATCCGCATAAGCCGAGGAGCTCACAAATGGAATTTGGTCATTCTTTAACATCTTCGGCATCAGAAGTAAACTATGCAGAATATGATTCAAACTTCCCAACAAAGTTTTCATGGTGGGAAATTCCACAAAGTCGACTGAAGCAAGAACAGAAGCCACTCCATTTAGATGATGGTTTTAGCCACCTGACATGGCCTGGTAAACAACAGCACATCCAAGTTGATTATCCACAGCCAGCTCCACCCATTATTTCTGGATCTTCTGTAACTGGAAGAGGCATGGGTGGCTCTGTTAAAATTAAACCTTTGTACGATGAGTGCAGGAAGAATGGTAGCCAAGTAAGTTCAACAGAGAGCACAATCGAAGCTAGCCACGTTCAAACCAAGACCTATAAGGTGAATCATCAAACTTTTGAGCCCATTTCCACCAACACATCAAGCCTGAAAAATCAGGCTTCCAATCTGAGATGCATATCAGACTTGGAATCAGCGCAAAAGAATATAAATTGGGGCATGTCACCTTTTGCAACATTGGATGATGATTTTCAAGTCCGTTGGGTTCAAGGTGATTGTTATGCTATGAATCTTGGACTCGAAAATATCGATTTTCCAGAGTACTTTGATCGGGGGCTCCTTGCTGATGTTCCAACACACCTGTATGATGCAGTGAGTTTTGACTACCAGAATCTCTATGATCCAACAGAATGTTCTCTAATAGAGCAAGGTTTGTTTATAGCATAA
- the LOC110646040 gene encoding E3 ubiquitin-protein ligase AIRP2, with product MWQKQPNKSSSFRESLKALEADIQHANSLAAALPGDYGGDRVHMRLSYSSLAPFILFLVEWMDYSCTDALPNYLGLLHILVYKVYVDGMPTLSSKERKATLREFYAIIYPSLRLLEGEFIELEDKPRRSGGTEVLSRHRVEEKRKQSENEFEGDYECGICMEDSAKMVLPNCGHSLCNSCFHDWNARSQSCPFCRGSLKRVNSRDLWVVINNSDTIDTLTLARENLRRFYLYIEQLPLLMPETHAVVFDYMI from the exons ATGTGGCAAAAACAGCCTAATAAATCATCTTCCTTCAGAGAATCTCTCAAAGCTCTTGAAGCTGATATACAACATGCCAATAGCCT GGCAGCAGCTCTTCCAGGAGATTATGGTGGGGATCGTGTACATATGAGATTATCATATAGCTCCCTTGCCCCTTTCATCCTGTTTTTGGTTGaatggatggactatagttgcaCAGATGCCCTCCCTAATTATTTAGGCCTTCTCCACATCCTTGTGTACAAG GTTTATGTTGATGGAATGCCAACATTGTCCTCTAAAGAAAGGAAGGCCACACTAAGGGAATTTTATG CTATTATATACCCTTCTCTTAGGCTGCTTGAGGGAGAGTTCATTGAATTGGAAGATAAACCTAGGAGAAGCGGAGGCACTGAAGTTTTGAGCAGACACAGAGTTGAAGAAAAGAGGAAGCAATCTGAAAATGAATTTGAGGGAGATTATGAATGTGGGATTTGCATGGAAGATAGTGCAAAGATGGTATTGCCTAACTGTGGGCACTCCTTGTGTAACAGCTGCTTCCACGACTG GAATGCGAGATCTCAATCCTGTCCTTTTTGTCGTGGCAGCCTTAAGAGAGTGAACTCTAGAGATTTATGGGTTGTCATTAATAATAGTGATACAATTGACACATTGACCCTTGCAAGAGAGAACCTGAGGCGTTTCTACCTTTACATTGAGCAACTGCCTCTTTTAATGCCTGAGACTCATGCTGTTGTGTTTGATTACATGATCTGA